TTTATTCAACGCTTCGTTTGTCGCAGCAAGTACGAGATCCTCCAGCATTTCCACATCGTCAGGATCAACAGCTTCGTCATTGATCTGGATATCCAGTATCCGCTTATCGCCACTGGCGATCACTTTTACCATGCCACCGCCTGCAGTTGCTTCAACCGTTTCCTCTTTCAATTGTTCCTGTGCTTTGGCCATGTCCTTTTGCATTTTCTGCATTTGCTTCATCATATTTCCCATGTTTTTCATCACTCAATCATCCTTTCAATAATCTATCAAAATTACTCTTCCACCCGAACAAGTTCGGGGCCAAACATTTTCATAGCCTCGTCCACCACCGGATCCCCATCATCGTGATCTTCTTGCGGCGATACGTCAGATTGCTCTTTTGCCAAGTCACTGGGGCTCGTGTCTTCTTTCTCTGTCTGTTCTCCTGATGGTTCTTCCTGATCCGGCTTCTCAGCAGATGGGGTTTTCTTCTGATCTCTGAGAAATTCAGCTTTTACTTTTTCCCAATCGTCTTCAAGCAATGTAAACATGGTCAACTGAGTGCCCATTAATTGTGAAATAACACCTTCAATCAAATCGCGGAATTTATCATCCACCATATTCCTGTGCATTTCATTCTTGAAAGCGAGAACATATTGTGACTGGGACGAAACCACAGGCTTACAGTCATTCAACCAGGCCGAGGCAGCAACATTCTGTTGCTTGACTGTGTCGGTAATCTGAGCCCAGCTTTGGTGCAGTGCCTTCAGGTGAGCCTTCGTTGCGTCATTAAGAATCCCTTTGACCCGCTGCATATTTGCCCGGCTTTGCCCACTGGTTGCTTTTTGAGGCGGTTTCCTTGCCGGAGCATGTCCAACTGCCTGCTCTGGCGGAGTCGTTGCCACACTTCCGTTAGTTACGGGCTGAGGTGCTGCCTGAAGCCTTGTTTCTAAATCTGCCACCTTGTGCTTAAGCGCGTTGATTTCCTGTTTTGTCTCTTCGGATATATTTGCTGTGGCCGCAGCAGTCGTTTTCAGCTGACAAGCCTGCACAATGAACAGTTCGAGAAACACGGCTGGATGACTCGCCCATTTCATTTGCTGCTGAAAATGATTCAGCTTTTCCATCAGCGCAAACAGCCACGTTTGTTCCACGCGATCCATCAATGACTCAAATCGCTTGTCCCCGAGTGTCCGGTCTTTCGATTCATCCAGATCCGGCGCTGCTTTCGCCATCAGAAAATCCCTGGTTAAAAAAATCAGGTCTTCAATAAACCGCCCCGGATCTTTTCCGTCCGTCATCAGCCGGTCAATGGTACGTAGTCCCGCTGCCACGTCACCGTCGAGCATCGCTTCCACATTGTCGTACATCATTTCCTGTGAAGCAGCCCCGATAATCGAGAGCACATCGTCGACAGTCACACGATCCTCCGCGTAGGAGATCGCCTGATCGAGTAAACTGAGTGCGTCACGCATCCCACCTTCAGACGCTCTGGCGATCATCGATAAAGCGTCAGGATCGACACCGACTTCTCCATCATTCAGGATCTCTTCCATTCGGCTGATCATGGAATGAGCAGTAATCCGTTTAAAGTCAAATCGTTGACACCGTGATATGATGGTTAATGGAATCTTATGCGGTTCAGTTGTCGCCAGGATGAAGATTACATGACCCGGCGGCTCTTCAAGTGTCTTCAAAAGGGCATTGAACGCACCCGTGGTGAGCATATGCACCTCATCGATGATGTACACTTTATAACTGGCGCCACTTGGCGCAAATTTTACCCGATCACGGATTTCACGGATTTCATCCACACCGTTGTTACTTGCAGCATCAATTTCGATCACATCCACAATACTGCCGTCCTGAATGCCTTTACAAGTCACACATTCATTACACGGTTCATCCACCGGGGCTTGCTCACAGTTTACCGCTTTGGCTATGATTTTTGCTGCACTGGTTTTCCCGGTTCCACGCGGTCCGCTGAACAGGTACGCGTGAGAGAGTTTATTCTGCAACAGAGCGTTACGCAATGTGCGGGTAATATGTTCCTGACCTACAACGTCACCGAGAAATTGCGGCCGCCATACACGGTATAATGCCTGATAGGCCATATCCTTCTCATCCCTCCTCACGCCCTGTCCGTAAACAGCGCACCATGCATATCACTATTATTATACCGGTTCAACACCGGAATGTGAACCGTAGAGAAATACAATTAGACAAAGCCGGTGAACCGGCAGGTTTTTCCTCAATGAAGCGTCATGAATCTGAACTTGCAGTAGATCGGTTAGCGTTGTTACTGATCCTGGAATATAAAGTAAACCTGGCTTGTCGACAAGCCTCTTCTGCACTTATACTTCAATCCTTTAACGACCATAAACATTTCTATGACGTATTAAAAAACAACCTTCAAACCGGTTCGGTTCAAGGTTGTCAGGTTATTATAAATAAGTGCCGTGCACCTTCCTTCGATCGATGTTCCACAAGCGTTAAACCGGCAGTTTGCTCGGTCCAGGTAACTCTGCGGCACACGAAATGGTCTGCTTACTGCTGCTTCCTTCCGGACCTGACAGGATTCACAGGATTCCGTTGCGCAGAACCCAAACGTCAACACCACTTACCGGAGTCAGACCAAGCAGAACAAGGACCTCGGGAAGGGATTCAGCCTCGCTATAGCGGATTGCGAGTACAGGGCACCGCTACCTCCCCACCTAGCACGACAAATTTGATAATGAAATTGGTGCGTTTTTTCAACGCAAGGACAAGTATAGCGTTTTTACGCTTGAAATGCAATAGATGAAAACAGGTTACTCTTCTTCATTTTCAGCAGCTTTTTTCTCTTCAGCTTCTTGAAGTTTCGCCATGAGAATATGCGGTGGAGTATGCATCACATGCTCAAGTGGCATGTTTAATTTTTCGGAAAACATTTGTGCCGTTTCAAGGGAGATCTGATTCGGTCTCACGATGCCCCGCCTCCTTTTCTTGTTGTTTTCGTTTGTTTCTGAGAGTCTTGAAAAATGCCGACAGTTTAGTGGAAGCTTCTGCTTCTAGTACTCCGCCCGTTACCAACGGAGCATGATTAAACTTCGGTTCATCGAGCAGGTTCACCACTGTCCCGCAGGAACCACCCTTAGGATCAACTGCCGCAAACACGACACGTTCCACTCTCGATTGAACGATTGCGCCTGCACACATCGGGCACGGTTCGAGGGTTACGTATAACGTGCACTTCTCCAGGCGCCAGGATTTCAATTCCCCGCAGGCCTTCTCAATCGCAATCAGCTCTGCATGAGCGGTTGCGCGTTGGTTTGTTTCTCTTTCATTACGACCTACTGCAATAATTATATCATCTTTTACAATCAACGCGCCAATCGGAACTTCGCCATGTTTCTCTGCCTCATCCGCTTCCTTTAACGCAAGTCGCATATACTCCTCATCTTTCAGTTGCTGATCGGGGTTCATCAGACTCACCTCAATAGACATTTTTAGAAAAAAAAGAAAAGACGAAGGCGATCCTTCGTCTTTTCAGTATACATTATTTCAATGATTTCGGGTTGAAAGCATCCTTGATCCCTTCACCGATAAAATTGATGGACAATATCGTCAACGTAATCGCAAGCCCCGGTGGCATCCAGATCCACCAGTAGTTTCTGATCACATTCGGATTACTTGCCTCACTCATCATATTCCCCCAACTAGGCGTTCCTTGAGGCACACCGAAGCCGAGGAAGCTGAGTGCCGTCTCTGCCACAATCATGACCGCCAAAAGCAAGGTTGCCTGAACGATGATTGTTGTCATGACGTTTGGCAGCATGTGCTTACGAATCACCTTGAACGGCGTACCGCCTATGGAAATCGCGGCCATGACGTATTCATTCTCTTTTTCAGACATCGTCTTACTCCGCACAACACGGGCAGCACCTGTCCAGGAGAGCACCATCAGAACAAGAATCAGTGCCCCTATGCCCGAATCACGGAAAATCGAAGCCAGAACAATGACAAATACGAGGAACGGAAAATTCATCATAAAATCAGTAAAACGCATCAATACGGCATCAACGACGCCCCCATAATAGCCGGACACGGAGCCGATAATCGTTGCAATAATGACAATCCCGATCGTTGCTGTAAAACCAATCAGCAACGACGTCCTTGCTCCATAAAGGAGAAGCGTCCAGACATCACGACCTGAACCGTCCGTTCCGAGTAAATGATCGCCTCCTGGTTCGGTAAATCGATTGGTCGGATCCACACGACTCGGATCAAATGGTGCGATCCAATAGGAAAGTGCAGCAAGAATCACGATTACCACGAGAAAAATCAGGCTCATCATCGCCAGTTTGTTTTTCAAAAACTTTTGCCTTGCAATCGACCAGGGGGACTGCTTTTTCGCCTTTTTTTCAAGCTTTTTTTCAGTTGTTTCATCTATTGTGGCCATAAAGACATCCCCCTCTATTCGACTCTGATTCGGGGATCGACAACACCATACACCAAGTCGGCAATCAAGTTACCAACCAGCGTTGCAATGGAGAGCATGAGCGTAACCGCTACTACAACAGCCGAATCTCGTTGTTGAATAGACGTAATCAGCAGTTCTCCAATTCCCCGATAAGAGAAAATAGTCTCAATAATAACGGAACCGCCAATGATACTGGCAATATCAAAGCCGAACAGCGTTACAATTGGAATGATCGAGTTACGTAATATGTGCTTGTTATAAATTTCGTTCTCCGGTGTTCCTTTTGCACGGGCCGTGCGTACATAATCCTTTTGCGAACTTTCAATGATATCATTACGCAAAAACTGTGTGTAACTGGCC
This Salisediminibacterium beveridgei DNA region includes the following protein-coding sequences:
- a CDS encoding YycC family protein, yielding MRPNQISLETAQMFSEKLNMPLEHVMHTPPHILMAKLQEAEEKKAAENEEE
- the opp4C gene encoding oligopeptide ABC transporter permease — its product is MATIDETTEKKLEKKAKKQSPWSIARQKFLKNKLAMMSLIFLVVIVILAALSYWIAPFDPSRVDPTNRFTEPGGDHLLGTDGSGRDVWTLLLYGARTSLLIGFTATIGIVIIATIIGSVSGYYGGVVDAVLMRFTDFMMNFPFLVFVIVLASIFRDSGIGALILVLMVLSWTGAARVVRSKTMSEKENEYVMAAISIGGTPFKVIRKHMLPNVMTTIIVQATLLLAVMIVAETALSFLGFGVPQGTPSWGNMMSEASNPNVIRNYWWIWMPPGLAITLTILSINFIGEGIKDAFNPKSLK
- a CDS encoding YbaB/EbfC family nucleoid-associated protein gives rise to the protein MKNMGNMMKQMQKMQKDMAKAQEQLKEETVEATAGGGMVKVIASGDKRILDIQINDEAVDPDDVEMLEDLVLAATNEALNKVDEIVNEKMGKFTNGMNIPGMM
- the dnaX gene encoding DNA polymerase III subunit gamma/tau, whose amino-acid sequence is MAYQALYRVWRPQFLGDVVGQEHITRTLRNALLQNKLSHAYLFSGPRGTGKTSAAKIIAKAVNCEQAPVDEPCNECVTCKGIQDGSIVDVIEIDAASNNGVDEIREIRDRVKFAPSGASYKVYIIDEVHMLTTGAFNALLKTLEEPPGHVIFILATTEPHKIPLTIISRCQRFDFKRITAHSMISRMEEILNDGEVGVDPDALSMIARASEGGMRDALSLLDQAISYAEDRVTVDDVLSIIGAASQEMMYDNVEAMLDGDVAAGLRTIDRLMTDGKDPGRFIEDLIFLTRDFLMAKAAPDLDESKDRTLGDKRFESLMDRVEQTWLFALMEKLNHFQQQMKWASHPAVFLELFIVQACQLKTTAAATANISEETKQEINALKHKVADLETRLQAAPQPVTNGSVATTPPEQAVGHAPARKPPQKATSGQSRANMQRVKGILNDATKAHLKALHQSWAQITDTVKQQNVAASAWLNDCKPVVSSQSQYVLAFKNEMHRNMVDDKFRDLIEGVISQLMGTQLTMFTLLEDDWEKVKAEFLRDQKKTPSAEKPDQEEPSGEQTEKEDTSPSDLAKEQSDVSPQEDHDDGDPVVDEAMKMFGPELVRVEE
- the tadA gene encoding tRNA adenosine(34) deaminase TadA; the protein is MSIEVSLMNPDQQLKDEEYMRLALKEADEAEKHGEVPIGALIVKDDIIIAVGRNERETNQRATAHAELIAIEKACGELKSWRLEKCTLYVTLEPCPMCAGAIVQSRVERVVFAAVDPKGGSCGTVVNLLDEPKFNHAPLVTGGVLEAEASTKLSAFFKTLRNKRKQQEKEAGHRETESDLP